The following proteins come from a genomic window of Nostoc sp. TCL26-01:
- a CDS encoding peptidoglycan recognition family protein, giving the protein MGLRDWATRVTLIFLMLAALILALLAGKATQLQKNTASSNPEIAAWSQQYPQIQQVQSVKREVKEAPSVPKSSVTKNQVTSRYTTTQAFAQYKPRYGVAAVDPSNYGDRYTTDANGIALKNQPIIVIHETSDSASSAVNFFQTPHTDENVQASYHAIVTLDGTVIYLVPPEKRAFGAANSIFAGTDGTETVQTNPNLPPSVNNFAYHVSLETPPDGRGNNFLKSHSGYTQTQYNSLAWLIAQSQVPDDRITTHKNVDRSGQRVDPLSFDFEKFFNLLNNYRQLSPVYRASHP; this is encoded by the coding sequence ATGGGACTCCGTGACTGGGCGACTAGAGTAACGCTGATTTTTCTGATGTTAGCTGCTCTAATTTTGGCACTTTTGGCTGGGAAAGCTACACAGTTACAAAAGAATACAGCCTCATCAAATCCAGAAATTGCTGCTTGGAGTCAACAATATCCCCAAATTCAACAAGTCCAGTCTGTGAAAAGAGAAGTTAAGGAAGCCCCATCTGTACCTAAATCATCAGTTACGAAAAATCAGGTTACTAGCAGATACACTACTACACAAGCTTTTGCCCAGTATAAACCCAGATATGGAGTAGCGGCAGTAGACCCCAGCAATTATGGTGACAGATATACTACAGACGCTAATGGCATAGCTTTAAAGAATCAACCAATCATCGTGATTCACGAAACTAGTGATTCTGCTTCTAGTGCGGTTAACTTTTTTCAAACACCCCACACAGATGAAAATGTCCAAGCTAGCTACCACGCCATAGTCACACTAGATGGTACTGTCATATATTTAGTACCGCCAGAAAAACGTGCTTTTGGTGCTGCTAACTCAATTTTTGCAGGGACAGATGGAACAGAAACAGTACAAACCAACCCTAACTTACCACCATCTGTAAATAACTTTGCTTATCATGTTTCTTTAGAAACTCCCCCAGATGGACGCGGTAATAATTTCTTAAAATCTCATAGTGGCTACACACAGACACAATATAATTCTTTAGCTTGGTTAATTGCCCAAAGTCAAGTACCAGACGATCGCATTACCACTCATAAAAATGTAGATCGTTCTGGACAAAGAGTAGACCCCCTAAGCTTTGATTTTGAAAAGTTCTTCAATTTGCTAAATAACTATCGCCAATTAAGCCCAGTTTACCGCGCCAGCCATCCGTAA
- a CDS encoding DUF928 domain-containing protein translates to MMKKILWFPTVTLICAITLSIFNLPGNSQTQTLTSTANIRYVPPSTQEKPGEPRGRRRGGGSRGPCKQYETLTALVPITKTETKEAVWGQSTSANPTFWFFVPEKLTPKVPIEFVIQDDADNYLYQTKFNPSETPSGIVSLAVKPKVPLQAGKSYHWTFSIYCDGAKPSASVYVRGTIKQVALNPTLQKQLQEMKTPLARAAFFAENGIWYDSLTTLGEQIQNSKRKDPEIASAWTELLKQANLNNSASSAIVPCCTPK, encoded by the coding sequence ATGATGAAAAAGATACTTTGGTTTCCTACTGTCACCCTCATCTGTGCAATCACTTTAAGTATTTTTAATTTACCAGGAAATAGTCAGACTCAAACTCTCACCTCAACAGCGAACATAAGGTATGTTCCTCCCAGCACTCAGGAAAAACCAGGTGAACCCAGGGGACGACGCAGAGGCGGTGGTAGTCGCGGCCCTTGTAAGCAGTATGAAACACTCACAGCCTTAGTACCGATTACCAAAACAGAAACTAAAGAAGCAGTTTGGGGACAGTCAACATCAGCAAATCCTACCTTTTGGTTTTTTGTTCCTGAAAAGTTAACTCCCAAGGTTCCGATCGAATTTGTGATTCAAGACGACGCTGACAATTATTTATATCAAACAAAGTTTAATCCCTCAGAAACACCATCAGGTATTGTCAGCCTCGCTGTCAAACCCAAAGTACCTTTACAAGCTGGTAAATCATATCATTGGACTTTTTCTATTTATTGCGATGGTGCTAAACCTTCCGCTTCTGTCTATGTTCGTGGCACAATCAAACAAGTTGCTCTCAACCCAACTCTGCAAAAGCAACTCCAAGAGATGAAAACTCCCTTAGCACGAGCTGCTTTTTTTGCTGAAAATGGCATTTGGTATGATAGTCTCACAACCTTGGGAGAACAAATCCAAAACAGTAAACGCAAAGATCCAGAAATTGCCTCAGCTTGGACAGAACTACTTAAACAAGCGAATTTAAACAACTCGGCTTCATCTGCGATCGTACCTTGCTGTACACCTAAGTAA
- a CDS encoding DUF427 domain-containing protein, with product MPKAIWNGTVLAESDNTIVVEGNHYFPADAVNKQYFQDSDTHTTCPWKGVASYYTIEVEGQVNKDAAWYYPSAKEKAKNIEGYVAFWRGVKVETE from the coding sequence ATGCCAAAAGCCATTTGGAATGGAACCGTATTAGCCGAAAGCGATAACACCATCGTCGTGGAAGGCAATCATTATTTTCCCGCAGACGCAGTTAACAAGCAGTATTTTCAAGATAGTGATACTCACACTACTTGTCCTTGGAAGGGTGTCGCTAGTTATTACACTATCGAAGTTGAAGGACAAGTCAATAAAGATGCTGCTTGGTACTATCCCAGTGCTAAAGAGAAAGCCAAAAACATTGAGGGTTACGTTGCTTTCTGGCGGGGTGTAAAAGTCGAGACTGAATAA
- a CDS encoding exopolysaccharide transport family protein, which yields MTNSLPNTVKFRHISKILMRRRFIVIGVSCVVMSVTSVMAIMTKPNYKSYMQILVSANVAEEVGGKNSQLTNDYYATQKNLMLSSKLIDAAVKLLRPDYPQINVGEIKEKIAVLELPQLADEPVINSSINPILNISFQDNDPVKTQKVLLALQQVYQNYNLEERKERFNQGLAFINTRLPVIKNQVKQAEKKLEQFRKKHNVLDPELQSKILVKSLADIQQQLQITRAQLQDVQTRYQNLEQKIADSSRKAAFSLRLNQSSRYQTLLSELQKTEQALTQEQLRYTDDSPVVQTLKQERQSQLKLLQQELKRLTAESTQEIEEAQKQFVGVDPNLVEELIQLQTTALGLVANEKSLAESEQRTRLELSKYPTLIAEYQRLLPEVETQRKTLEQMLQAQQSVGLKIAQGGFDWQVLEEPTLGTYSSNDRLWLVIAGMVTGPILGVVMALIWGMRHRIIHSAQELQKVANLRLLGAVPKLAPRAMEKRLPSLSWLGESKLPPAVIEAESWLPCHETLDMVYQNTQILKYPFSFKSVMITSALPGEGRTTLALGLAASAAHMHRRVLLIDANLRSPKLHKTLQLSNDWGLSLLLLDETNSQFQDYIQPIHPAIDILTAGPTPEDAVKLLSSQHLKELIESFEETYDLVLIDAPPILGTVDARILASYCNGIMMVGRIGWVTQTELTQAVEILNRLNLVGIIANEVGR from the coding sequence ATGACTAATTCTTTACCAAATACAGTTAAATTTCGGCACATCTCCAAAATTCTCATGCGCCGACGGTTCATCGTCATAGGTGTTTCTTGTGTTGTCATGTCAGTCACGAGTGTTATGGCTATCATGACTAAACCTAACTACAAGAGCTATATGCAGATATTAGTAAGTGCTAATGTAGCTGAAGAAGTAGGTGGAAAAAATAGTCAATTAACCAATGATTATTATGCGACTCAAAAGAATTTAATGCTCAGTTCTAAATTAATAGATGCAGCCGTCAAATTATTGCGTCCTGATTATCCTCAGATTAATGTAGGAGAGATTAAAGAAAAAATAGCAGTTTTAGAATTGCCTCAGTTAGCAGATGAGCCAGTAATTAATTCGAGTATTAATCCCATCTTAAACATTTCTTTTCAAGATAACGATCCAGTTAAAACCCAGAAAGTACTTTTAGCTCTACAACAAGTCTATCAAAACTACAATTTAGAGGAACGCAAGGAGCGTTTTAATCAAGGATTAGCTTTTATTAATACTCGCTTACCAGTGATTAAAAATCAGGTAAAACAAGCTGAGAAAAAATTAGAGCAATTCCGAAAAAAGCATAATGTCTTAGACCCAGAATTACAAAGTAAAATATTAGTAAAATCTCTGGCTGATATTCAACAACAGTTACAAATCACTCGCGCACAGCTACAAGATGTACAAACACGCTACCAAAACTTAGAACAAAAAATTGCTGATTCTAGCCGCAAAGCAGCTTTTTCTTTACGATTAAATCAATCAAGTCGCTATCAAACTCTGTTGAGTGAGTTGCAAAAAACAGAACAAGCTTTAACTCAAGAACAACTACGCTATACAGATGATTCTCCTGTTGTTCAAACTTTAAAGCAAGAACGCCAGAGTCAATTAAAATTATTACAGCAAGAGCTAAAGCGACTGACTGCTGAAAGTACACAAGAAATAGAGGAAGCACAAAAGCAATTTGTGGGAGTTGATCCCAATCTTGTGGAAGAATTAATCCAATTACAAACAACGGCTCTTGGATTAGTTGCTAATGAAAAAAGTCTAGCAGAATCAGAACAGCGTACTCGTTTGGAGTTGAGCAAATATCCTACATTGATAGCAGAATATCAGCGTTTATTACCAGAGGTAGAAACTCAACGCAAAACTTTAGAGCAAATGCTGCAAGCACAACAGTCAGTGGGATTGAAAATTGCTCAAGGTGGTTTTGATTGGCAAGTTTTGGAAGAACCAACTTTAGGAACTTACTCTAGCAATGATAGATTATGGTTGGTAATTGCAGGTATGGTGACTGGGCCGATTTTAGGTGTGGTGATGGCGCTGATATGGGGAATGCGTCATCGAATTATTCATTCTGCACAAGAGTTGCAAAAAGTGGCAAACTTAAGATTACTAGGAGCAGTACCGAAACTAGCACCACGCGCTATGGAAAAACGCTTGCCTAGTTTATCTTGGCTGGGAGAGAGCAAACTTCCTCCAGCGGTAATTGAGGCTGAATCTTGGCTACCTTGCCATGAAACTTTAGATATGGTGTATCAAAACACCCAAATATTGAAGTATCCGTTTTCTTTCAAGTCTGTGATGATAACTTCAGCGCTACCAGGAGAAGGAAGAACAACTCTAGCGCTGGGGTTAGCAGCTAGTGCGGCGCATATGCACAGACGAGTACTATTAATTGATGCTAACTTACGATCGCCTAAATTACACAAAACTCTCCAACTATCTAACGATTGGGGATTATCTCTGCTTTTATTAGATGAGACAAATTCACAATTTCAAGATTACATCCAACCAATTCATCCAGCGATCGACATCTTGACCGCAGGCCCAACACCAGAAGATGCGGTAAAATTACTCAGTTCTCAACATCTCAAGGAACTGATTGAGTCATTTGAGGAAACCTACGACCTAGTTTTAATCGATGCTCCCCCTATCTTAGGTACAGTCGATGCCAGGATATTAGCTTCCTATTGCAATGGTATTATGATGGTTGGGCGTATTGGTTGGGTAACTCAAACTGAACTAACTCAAGCCGTGGAAATTTTGAACAGACTAAATTTAGTCGGGATTATTGCGAATGAAGTTGGTCGTTAG